A region of Pontiella agarivorans DNA encodes the following proteins:
- a CDS encoding ThuA domain-containing protein: MKQNRIMVLMAVLCFPMFGGAVPLKALIIDGQNNHKVWPKSTIMMRQYLEETGLFEVDIARTKFLLNSTVEAEWLPLAGVAEGAETKGAKTDPDFKPDFKKYDVVISNFGYRAAPWPKETQTAFEAYMREGGGFVSVHAADNCFPEWKAYNQMIGVGGWAGRDETAGPYIYVNKLGEVVRDHSPGICGKHGKRSDFIVNTYNQEHPITKGLPEKWMHAYDECYAYMRGPAENLTILGTAESTLTHREEPMLMVIEYHEGRIFHTTLGHDTKGFECVGFITTFKRGVEWAATGTVTQTEIPPDFPGIGKISQRAFKLTTD; this comes from the coding sequence ATGAAGCAGAACCGAATAATGGTGCTGATGGCCGTTCTTTGTTTTCCAATGTTTGGAGGGGCCGTTCCGTTAAAGGCGCTGATCATCGATGGTCAGAATAATCACAAGGTCTGGCCGAAATCGACCATCATGATGAGGCAGTATTTGGAAGAAACCGGCCTGTTTGAGGTGGACATTGCCCGCACAAAATTTCTGCTGAACAGTACGGTGGAAGCCGAATGGCTACCGCTGGCTGGGGTTGCAGAAGGCGCGGAAACCAAAGGCGCTAAAACCGATCCGGATTTTAAGCCTGATTTTAAAAAATATGATGTGGTGATTTCCAACTTCGGGTATCGGGCGGCTCCGTGGCCGAAGGAGACGCAGACCGCCTTTGAAGCCTATATGCGTGAAGGAGGGGGCTTCGTTTCGGTGCATGCTGCAGATAACTGTTTTCCGGAGTGGAAGGCCTATAACCAAATGATCGGTGTTGGCGGATGGGCCGGGCGCGATGAAACTGCTGGGCCGTATATTTATGTGAATAAATTAGGTGAAGTGGTACGCGATCATTCACCGGGCATTTGCGGTAAACACGGGAAGCGTTCCGATTTTATCGTGAACACCTACAATCAAGAGCATCCCATTACTAAAGGCCTTCCTGAAAAATGGATGCATGCCTATGACGAATGCTATGCCTATATGCGGGGTCCCGCTGAAAATCTGACGATTTTAGGAACTGCCGAAAGTACCTTGACCCACCGTGAGGAACCGATGTTGATGGTGATTGAATATCACGAAGGCCGGATTTTTCATACCACGCTGGGTCACGACACCAAAGGGTTTGAATGCGTCGGCTTCATTACCACCTTCAAACGGGGGGTGGAATGGGCGGCGACCGGGACTGTGACTCAAACAGAAATTCCTCCAGATTTTCCAGGGATTGGAAAAATCTCCCAGCGTGCATTTAAACTGACGACGGATTAG
- a CDS encoding sulfatase → MGTQATEWPKQPNVLLILSDDLNTALSGFGHPDCKTPNLDRLAERGVRFGQMHCQFPFCGPSRASFMTGLYPVKSMVMDNKVNLRKANPDVLTMPQLFMQQGYHAVRVSKVYHMEIPKEIMSGKTRHDDPASWNQAFDIKSLELGSPGKNTNFSPKKKGSQQLRAIEAEGSDLSQVDGMAAEKAIEVMRARKDEPFFLAVGMVRPHVPFVAPKKYFDLYDPDAMHLPEVPADDLDDLPMKIRRNDSTAVYGVTTEGHKEILRAYYAAVSYMDAQVGRLMDELDALNLTDNTIVVFTSDHGFHLGEHHKWQKKHLFEETTRVPSIISVPWLRDAHGAQTEQFTELVDLYPTLAELAGFDIPSVLQGTSLVPLLMNPDDPQWAKDAVLTFSVYDGASLRTKDWRFTQWGEGAENMELYDLNKDPGEFSNQAMNPEYKTTVEKMKKRIADRIQEVR, encoded by the coding sequence ATGGGAACTCAGGCAACCGAGTGGCCGAAACAACCGAACGTGCTCTTAATTCTTTCTGACGATTTGAATACCGCATTGAGCGGATTCGGGCATCCGGATTGTAAAACACCGAATCTGGATCGACTGGCTGAACGCGGGGTTCGATTCGGGCAGATGCACTGTCAATTTCCATTTTGCGGTCCTTCTCGTGCATCGTTCATGACTGGCTTATATCCGGTAAAATCGATGGTGATGGATAACAAAGTGAATTTACGGAAAGCGAATCCCGATGTTTTGACTATGCCGCAACTGTTTATGCAACAGGGCTATCATGCGGTTCGGGTCAGCAAGGTTTATCATATGGAAATTCCGAAAGAAATCATGAGCGGAAAAACGCGGCATGACGACCCGGCCTCCTGGAACCAAGCGTTCGATATCAAATCGCTGGAACTGGGTTCGCCGGGAAAAAATACGAACTTTTCGCCGAAGAAAAAAGGCAGCCAGCAATTACGCGCCATTGAGGCGGAGGGCTCGGACCTTTCGCAGGTTGATGGCATGGCGGCCGAAAAAGCAATTGAAGTGATGAGAGCGCGCAAAGATGAGCCCTTCTTTCTGGCGGTCGGCATGGTTCGTCCGCACGTACCGTTTGTTGCTCCGAAAAAATATTTTGATCTCTACGATCCCGACGCGATGCATCTGCCGGAGGTTCCCGCGGATGATCTCGACGATCTGCCCATGAAGATCCGCAGAAATGACAGCACCGCAGTTTATGGCGTTACCACGGAAGGCCATAAAGAGATTCTGCGCGCCTATTATGCCGCCGTCTCTTATATGGATGCTCAGGTCGGACGCCTCATGGATGAGTTGGATGCCCTGAATCTGACGGATAACACGATTGTTGTCTTTACCAGCGATCACGGGTTCCATTTAGGCGAGCATCATAAGTGGCAGAAAAAACATTTGTTCGAGGAAACCACGCGTGTTCCTTCCATCATCAGTGTGCCGTGGCTTCGCGATGCACACGGAGCCCAGACGGAACAGTTTACCGAATTGGTCGATCTCTACCCGACCTTGGCTGAACTTGCCGGGTTCGACATTCCCTCGGTTCTGCAGGGAACCAGTCTGGTTCCGCTGTTGATGAACCCGGATGATCCGCAATGGGCTAAAGATGCGGTGCTGACTTTTTCGGTCTATGACGGCGCATCGCTGCGAACAAAAGACTGGCGCTTCACGCAATGGGGGGAAGGCGCTGAAAACATGGAACTGTATGATCTGAATAAAGATCCGGGCGAGTTCTCCAATCAGGCCATGAATCCTGAATACAAAACAACGGTTGAAAAAATGAAGAAGCGGATCGCAGATCGAATTCAGGAGGTCAGATAA
- a CDS encoding carboxypeptidase-like regulatory domain-containing protein: MNRWIKSITGGLLMANIVIAAPDGGSAWISQLSEKQLTAEGLNVKMLPGKGALLHLEMEQKKNLFPTVMIHAPEGSWDLSNFDQVSASFKNTGEAAFEVEFWAVGAVGWDAPVSSLFLEPGEQGECVINLQQRWKGGLVNKVDTRSIEYLRVSLKKPPKGCRLEMGPVFRREGDSTLKKPVGYHRLQLPAMVDGVPAAGLRVKDQLPQYKGTALYHTLYLPTDWEPGKRYPIIIEYSGNRWLSGPCHSTGRPEGSRMGFGMSEGKGYIWVNAPFVNPKNNTLALNGWGNVDATIEYAIELVNHLCENYGGDHSAVILTGFSRGAVAVGFIGRNHDRIADVWLAFHPCQHYDGDGYGGAAYESALNERGPRIKGRATFHTDNGHHEKLRAMFKQLDVPVIFGESGIGAHTDTMFLENRPSVLRLRKWLAEVVSGKPGTFSVSGRVTDANGSGLSNVRIQSGETHFTYTDADGHYRLSGLIPGCRSVYAAKDGISETRKLDLKKKNISQLNFVLNNQ, translated from the coding sequence ATGAATCGATGGATAAAGAGTATAACGGGCGGGCTGCTGATGGCTAACATCGTAATTGCAGCACCGGATGGCGGTAGCGCTTGGATTTCACAACTGTCAGAAAAGCAACTGACGGCTGAAGGATTGAATGTGAAAATGCTGCCGGGAAAAGGAGCATTGTTGCATCTTGAAATGGAGCAGAAAAAGAATTTATTTCCCACCGTCATGATTCATGCACCGGAGGGGAGCTGGGATTTGTCAAACTTTGATCAGGTTAGTGCTTCCTTCAAAAATACCGGAGAAGCCGCGTTCGAGGTAGAGTTCTGGGCCGTCGGAGCAGTTGGATGGGACGCACCGGTTTCCTCTCTGTTTCTTGAGCCGGGCGAACAGGGCGAGTGCGTTATCAACCTTCAGCAACGCTGGAAAGGCGGACTGGTGAACAAGGTGGATACCCGCTCCATCGAATATCTCCGGGTATCGCTGAAAAAGCCCCCGAAAGGCTGCCGTTTGGAAATGGGGCCTGTTTTTCGTCGGGAAGGGGATTCAACACTCAAAAAGCCGGTGGGATATCATCGTCTCCAGCTTCCCGCTATGGTGGATGGTGTGCCGGCGGCAGGCCTCCGGGTAAAGGACCAGCTTCCTCAGTACAAAGGGACCGCGCTTTACCACACCCTCTATCTGCCAACGGACTGGGAGCCGGGTAAACGCTACCCGATTATTATCGAATATTCGGGCAATCGCTGGTTGTCCGGTCCGTGCCATTCAACCGGACGTCCGGAAGGATCGCGAATGGGGTTCGGCATGTCGGAAGGTAAAGGATATATCTGGGTGAATGCTCCGTTTGTTAATCCGAAGAATAATACGCTGGCGCTTAATGGTTGGGGCAATGTGGATGCGACCATTGAGTATGCGATTGAGCTGGTCAACCATCTCTGTGAAAACTATGGCGGCGATCATTCGGCTGTAATTTTGACCGGGTTTTCGCGCGGCGCGGTGGCGGTTGGATTTATTGGAAGAAACCACGATCGCATTGCCGATGTATGGCTGGCATTTCATCCCTGCCAACACTATGACGGCGATGGGTATGGCGGTGCCGCATACGAAAGCGCTTTGAACGAGCGCGGACCGCGCATTAAAGGGCGAGCCACATTTCATACCGATAATGGGCATCATGAAAAATTGCGCGCTATGTTCAAACAACTCGATGTTCCGGTTATTTTTGGTGAATCGGGTATCGGTGCGCACACCGACACCATGTTTCTGGAAAACCGTCCTTCTGTATTGCGGTTGCGCAAATGGCTGGCCGAAGTTGTTTCCGGAAAGCCCGGCACCTTTTCTGTTTCCGGGCGCGTAACGGATGCGAACGGGAGTGGTCTTTCCAATGTTCGGATCCAGAGCGGGGAAACGCATTTTACATACACCGATGCTGATGGTCATTACCGGTTATCGGGGCTGATTCCCGGTTGCCGTTCAGTCTATGCCGCAAAGGACGGGATATCTGAAACCCGAAAACTGGACCTTAAAAAAAAGAACATCAGTCAGTTGAACTTTGTTCTCAATAACCAATGA
- a CDS encoding CARDB domain-containing protein yields the protein MNKRISQAALIGLIACISQEGWAAKKIKGQAVERERPAEWKNLVYGGRFMDRFEPMPDLGGMTSDTWGEVVPRDINNGLEHADWSYWGGNTLKRGGQYQLMVCRWPENDPKGHFAYHESIIVRAVSDSPFGPFTAQEEIGPGHNPTWYQTRSGKYVLYHTEGAYFADQPEGPWVSSELTYDTRGRLKKISPNFLHNNTFAQREDGSFAMVNRHGYVWFSQDGISPYSLVTPAPVYPPVEGRYEDPVIWKTDVQYHLIVNDWYGRIAWYLRSPDGIRWKVEPGEAYQPGVAVHETGGKEEWFKYERIRVVQDEYGRAHAANFAVIDYDKHGDMGNDNHSSKLIVIPLTRGRRIEVLNAEKISASTPIIRLKIKAEDGFNPHNDMDMESLRFGASDEVNFGRGSKLIKTEKDGEDLILVFEGRGNGFTDENFAGKLLGKTKEGKLLFGWSRLPGIAYIQPILSARMPEFTKTQEGYNLSVEVQNFGQVVSENGRVEILVEGVRVGAAVVPPLKPFEKTIVRMNTGATQIQRGQQEVMVRTDSGNQQIETLKRTISIPSQAVSKKERK from the coding sequence ATGAATAAACGAATTTCCCAGGCAGCCCTGATCGGTTTGATTGCCTGCATTTCTCAGGAAGGTTGGGCGGCAAAGAAAATAAAAGGTCAGGCTGTGGAACGGGAGCGTCCTGCAGAATGGAAAAACCTGGTGTATGGCGGTCGCTTTATGGATCGGTTTGAGCCGATGCCGGATTTGGGCGGCATGACTTCGGATACCTGGGGGGAGGTGGTCCCGCGTGATATAAACAATGGACTTGAACATGCGGACTGGTCCTATTGGGGTGGAAATACGTTGAAGCGTGGTGGGCAGTATCAGCTGATGGTCTGCCGCTGGCCGGAGAATGATCCGAAAGGGCATTTTGCCTATCACGAGTCCATCATCGTTCGCGCCGTTTCCGACTCTCCGTTCGGACCGTTTACGGCGCAGGAGGAAATCGGTCCGGGTCATAATCCGACCTGGTATCAGACCCGCTCCGGAAAATATGTGCTTTATCATACCGAAGGAGCCTACTTTGCAGACCAACCGGAAGGACCATGGGTCTCATCGGAACTGACATATGACACGCGCGGTCGCCTTAAAAAAATAAGTCCGAATTTCCTGCATAACAATACCTTTGCTCAGCGTGAAGATGGAAGTTTTGCGATGGTGAATCGTCACGGCTATGTCTGGTTCAGTCAGGATGGAATTTCTCCCTATTCTCTCGTTACGCCGGCACCGGTATATCCTCCTGTGGAGGGACGTTATGAGGATCCGGTCATATGGAAAACCGATGTGCAGTATCACCTGATTGTAAACGACTGGTACGGCCGCATTGCCTGGTATTTGCGTTCGCCGGACGGCATACGCTGGAAGGTGGAGCCCGGCGAAGCATATCAGCCGGGGGTTGCCGTCCACGAAACGGGGGGAAAGGAAGAGTGGTTTAAATACGAACGCATTCGCGTGGTGCAGGATGAATACGGTCGGGCCCATGCTGCAAATTTTGCGGTGATTGACTACGATAAGCATGGAGATATGGGGAACGATAATCACAGTTCAAAACTGATCGTGATTCCGCTCACCCGCGGTCGGCGGATTGAAGTGCTTAATGCAGAAAAAATTTCGGCTTCAACCCCAATCATCCGTCTTAAAATAAAAGCGGAAGACGGCTTCAACCCGCACAACGATATGGATATGGAATCCCTTCGCTTCGGCGCTTCGGATGAGGTCAACTTCGGGCGCGGCAGCAAGCTGATTAAAACGGAGAAAGACGGCGAGGATCTGATTTTGGTTTTTGAAGGGAGGGGCAACGGATTTACCGATGAAAATTTCGCGGGGAAACTGCTGGGCAAAACCAAAGAGGGCAAACTGTTGTTCGGCTGGAGCCGCTTGCCGGGTATTGCATACATCCAGCCGATTCTCTCCGCCCGGATGCCGGAATTTACCAAGACGCAGGAAGGGTATAACCTCTCCGTCGAAGTTCAGAACTTCGGGCAGGTGGTCTCCGAGAATGGACGGGTGGAAATTCTGGTGGAAGGCGTGAGGGTAGGGGCCGCCGTCGTGCCGCCGTTGAAACCGTTTGAAAAAACGATCGTCCGCATGAACACGGGGGCCACTCAAATTCAGCGGGGACAACAGGAAGTAATGGTCCGCACGGATAGTGGAAACCAGCAGATCGAAACTCTGAAGCGAACAATTTCAATCCCATCACAGGCCGTCAGCAAGAAGGAGAGGAAATAG
- a CDS encoding sulfatase family protein, translating into MIRKIVVSILCIVLCAASACLADTKPNILFVMSDDHTSQAIGAYGGRLAALNPTPTIDSIAAEGMVMENAFCQNAICTPSRACIMTGQSSAVNGCPTLQDELPADRQYLALELKKAGYQTAVIGKWHLHAKPAAFDYYKVLPGQGRYFDPIFYETGATGVNKYRKKVYEDSVMMTGHSSDCIADSALDWFKEKRDPKKPFYLSLHFKAPHDYFEYAPRYEKYLADVTIPEPENMRDRKNNGSIATRGYKDELVSYIGTSVGRRNTRRNYSQAEGHGAWAKTLDQSRSDEQIMGDTYQIYLKAYLRCVKGVDDNLKRVIDYLKAEGLYDNTIIIYTGDQGFYLGEHDYIDKRWAYEESMRMPFIVRYPKSVKVGRSDAMVENIDYAPTLLDFAGVNTPDYMQGRSFKGVLETGKESADSKQSAYYHYWMHMASHDNPGHIAIRTKRYKLILFYGAPMDADQPQTPPGWELYDLKSDPTEDNNVYDNPEYAGVIETLKEQLRTRRAELGEDDPKFPFNKVINDFWDYGSEERARAIEISHRYRKERE; encoded by the coding sequence GTGATCAGGAAAATAGTCGTATCAATTCTGTGCATTGTACTGTGTGCCGCATCGGCATGTTTGGCGGATACAAAACCCAATATACTGTTTGTCATGTCCGACGACCATACGTCGCAGGCAATTGGGGCCTATGGCGGTCGGCTGGCCGCGCTCAACCCGACGCCGACGATTGATTCGATCGCCGCAGAAGGCATGGTCATGGAAAATGCGTTCTGCCAGAATGCAATCTGCACGCCGAGCCGGGCCTGCATTATGACCGGTCAGAGTTCCGCGGTGAACGGTTGCCCGACGCTGCAGGACGAGCTTCCGGCAGACCGTCAGTATCTCGCGCTTGAACTGAAAAAAGCGGGTTATCAGACCGCGGTGATCGGTAAATGGCATCTGCATGCCAAACCGGCGGCGTTTGATTACTACAAGGTGTTGCCGGGGCAGGGGCGTTATTTTGATCCGATCTTTTATGAGACCGGCGCGACCGGCGTGAATAAGTATCGGAAAAAGGTCTATGAAGATTCGGTCATGATGACGGGGCATTCGTCGGATTGTATTGCGGACTCGGCGCTGGACTGGTTCAAAGAAAAGCGAGATCCGAAGAAACCCTTTTATCTCAGCCTGCATTTCAAGGCGCCGCACGACTATTTCGAGTACGCACCTCGGTATGAAAAATATCTGGCAGACGTTACCATTCCGGAGCCGGAAAATATGCGTGACCGCAAAAATAACGGCTCCATTGCAACCCGCGGTTACAAGGACGAGTTGGTATCGTATATCGGCACCTCGGTCGGTCGCCGCAATACGAGGAGGAATTATTCTCAGGCCGAGGGGCACGGGGCATGGGCCAAAACATTGGATCAGTCCCGCAGCGACGAGCAAATCATGGGCGACACGTATCAGATCTATCTGAAGGCCTATCTGCGTTGTGTTAAAGGCGTGGATGATAACCTTAAACGGGTTATTGATTATCTCAAAGCCGAAGGCCTCTACGACAATACCATCATCATCTATACCGGCGATCAGGGGTTCTACCTGGGCGAACATGACTATATTGATAAGCGTTGGGCCTATGAAGAATCGATGCGCATGCCGTTCATTGTGCGCTACCCGAAAAGCGTGAAGGTCGGCCGCTCGGATGCGATGGTTGAAAACATCGACTACGCCCCCACACTGCTTGATTTCGCCGGAGTCAATACGCCGGACTACATGCAGGGCCGGAGCTTTAAGGGAGTTCTCGAAACCGGTAAGGAATCGGCAGATTCTAAACAGTCGGCCTATTATCATTACTGGATGCATATGGCCTCGCACGATAATCCGGGCCACATTGCCATCCGCACCAAACGGTATAAATTGATTCTGTTTTACGGAGCGCCCATGGATGCCGATCAGCCGCAGACCCCGCCGGGCTGGGAGCTGTACGATCTGAAAAGTGATCCGACCGAAGACAACAATGTCTACGACAATCCGGAATACGCCGGCGTCATTGAAACGTTGAAAGAACAGCTCCGGACACGCCGGGCTGAACTGGGTGAGGATGATCCGAAATTTCCCTTTAACAAAGTGATCAATGACTTCTGGGACTACGGGTCTGAGGAACGCGCCCGTGCCATTGAAATCTCTCATCGTTACCGAAAGGAGCGGGAGTAA
- a CDS encoding sulfatase — translation MRNRLFHSIVLLALAVGIHDASATDQPNVLFFLVDDLGYSDIGCYGNTLHETPNVDRLAREGIRFTDAYAACAVCSPTRASIQTGQYPVRFGITDWIPGARMPNTPVKEVFTERMLPVEAVTVADAFKGHGYRTAFVGKWHLNDKGQKTGFPEEQGYEVNIGGYHKGSPPGGYFAPFKNPKISAKPNDHYLTDRLGDECIELLGQYSKDRNIPFFLMLSFYTVHTPIQPKKELVRYYEKKLAKHPSDPWKNPKYAAMVHSMDENVGRVLEALKSLGLDEDTIVVFFSDNGGVEELTSCYPLSGGKGLYHEGGIRVPLIIRKPGMVEAGAESAAIVSSNDLFPTLLDMAGLPLQPAAHKDGRSLKPIFENKPFEGHAALYWHFPHYHGSGETPCSATRVGDYKFIRHYEDGKRELYNLKDDIGETNNLVNTMPEKAAELEAVLEQWLVEMHAVIPGPDPTYDPSKPFRKVKRK, via the coding sequence ATGCGGAACCGTTTATTTCATAGCATTGTTTTGTTGGCTCTGGCCGTTGGAATTCATGATGCATCGGCAACGGATCAACCAAACGTTCTCTTTTTTCTGGTCGATGACCTCGGCTATTCAGATATCGGTTGTTATGGAAACACGCTGCACGAAACGCCGAACGTCGACCGGTTGGCCCGTGAAGGTATCCGTTTTACGGATGCCTATGCCGCGTGTGCAGTCTGTTCGCCAACACGGGCAAGTATTCAGACCGGACAGTATCCCGTTCGGTTCGGGATTACCGACTGGATTCCCGGGGCGCGTATGCCGAATACGCCGGTTAAAGAAGTATTCACTGAACGGATGCTGCCGGTTGAGGCGGTAACCGTTGCGGATGCTTTCAAAGGTCATGGTTACCGAACGGCCTTTGTGGGCAAGTGGCACTTGAATGACAAGGGACAAAAAACCGGCTTCCCGGAAGAGCAGGGATATGAGGTAAACATCGGCGGTTATCACAAAGGGTCTCCGCCGGGCGGATATTTTGCGCCGTTCAAAAATCCGAAAATAAGTGCCAAACCGAATGACCATTATTTGACGGATCGTTTGGGCGATGAGTGCATCGAACTGCTTGGGCAGTATTCCAAAGATCGGAACATTCCGTTCTTCCTGATGCTTTCGTTCTACACGGTACATACGCCGATTCAGCCGAAGAAGGAGCTGGTAAGGTATTATGAAAAGAAACTGGCGAAGCATCCTTCCGATCCTTGGAAAAATCCAAAATATGCGGCGATGGTTCACAGTATGGATGAAAATGTCGGCCGAGTGCTGGAGGCGCTGAAATCACTGGGATTGGACGAGGACACGATCGTTGTCTTCTTTTCCGACAACGGAGGCGTCGAAGAGCTGACGTCATGTTACCCGCTGAGCGGGGGTAAAGGTTTATACCACGAGGGTGGTATTCGTGTGCCGCTCATCATTCGAAAACCGGGAATGGTCGAGGCCGGTGCAGAGTCGGCCGCCATTGTGAGTTCCAATGATCTGTTTCCAACGCTGCTGGATATGGCCGGACTTCCGCTGCAACCGGCCGCTCATAAAGACGGACGGTCGCTCAAACCGATTTTTGAAAATAAACCGTTTGAGGGGCACGCAGCGCTTTACTGGCACTTTCCGCACTACCACGGTTCTGGAGAAACCCCGTGCAGTGCCACGCGAGTCGGTGACTATAAATTCATCCGCCATTATGAGGATGGGAAGCGTGAACTTTATAATCTGAAAGACGACATCGGGGAAACGAACAACCTCGTAAACACCATGCCGGAAAAGGCCGCAGAATTGGAAGCTGTGCTGGAACAATGGCTGGTTGAAATGCATGCCGTCATTCCCGGCCCGGACCCGACCTACGATCCCTCTAAACCCTTCCGGAAAGTAAAAAGGAAATAA
- a CDS encoding glycoside hydrolase family 97 protein, with protein MRQLIKNIQYTLLGVLMLCTAAQAAETKYRVQSPDGRIQLSLTDHESQLSYSLSWKGRTVLRDSEISLFPESSLSIDASEIEAMDQIWKPIWGQHSLMKDHCRQLRLKMHAGDLQYELLCRAYNDGVAFRFVVPEQAGKNGADIEYITEYNPLPKAEYWAPRTGAHEAAGPFMLDQAKAGSRAVMPTVIETDDDRFIGILESDLYSAERFEASSLLVDPSTMRASSSELYTGSKKIAKHEIKYAGEEVITPWRVILVGEQVGDLVVSQMPLNLAAPCELDDTSWIKPGKCLWDWRVLGYEADGFTYGVNTESYKRFIDFAAKYDIEYFLADAKWITKATPGKIIPPADLDIDAVMAYAAEKGVDVQLYYDRRKAKILNDDRVFPYYRGLGATGIKYGFMKNKAYFTRDATRRAAANQLLVNYHDDPCAMTGIERTLPNAITREYCHAQQDCKRAFSPSSFLKMAFLNALSGPLDQANGIFGLNGVNRGNRKYAPEELESFNSTVASEAARVLVSFGGLTFLPDAPEEYEKKADLFEFLQKMPATWDDSLIINSSMAEYITTARRSGDEWFVGSVIDENGGTLEIPLDFLEKEVTYTVTYYEDAPDTHFVTNRESYQVRMGEVTRSDTVAAKMAPGGGHCMWIRPAPACKPTGE; from the coding sequence ATGCGGCAACTCATAAAAAATATTCAGTATACTCTGCTCGGGGTGTTGATGCTTTGCACGGCAGCGCAGGCCGCCGAGACGAAATACCGGGTTCAATCGCCTGACGGTCGGATACAACTCTCGCTGACTGATCATGAATCGCAGCTTTCGTATTCCCTGTCCTGGAAAGGCCGAACCGTTCTCCGTGATTCAGAAATTTCTCTGTTTCCCGAATCCTCGTTGAGTATCGATGCTTCGGAAATCGAGGCGATGGACCAAATCTGGAAACCGATTTGGGGTCAGCACAGTTTGATGAAGGATCATTGCAGGCAGCTGCGCCTCAAAATGCACGCGGGAGATCTTCAGTATGAACTGCTTTGCCGCGCCTATAATGACGGGGTTGCCTTTCGTTTTGTGGTACCGGAACAGGCCGGAAAAAATGGTGCGGATATTGAATATATCACGGAATATAATCCGTTGCCGAAAGCGGAGTATTGGGCCCCAAGAACGGGCGCCCATGAAGCAGCCGGGCCCTTTATGCTGGATCAAGCCAAAGCCGGATCGCGGGCGGTTATGCCGACGGTCATTGAAACGGACGATGACCGGTTTATTGGAATCCTGGAATCAGACCTGTATAGCGCGGAACGTTTTGAGGCCAGCTCTCTTTTGGTGGATCCGTCCACCATGCGTGCCTCTTCAAGCGAGTTGTATACCGGCTCTAAAAAGATCGCCAAACATGAGATTAAGTATGCTGGAGAAGAAGTCATCACACCTTGGCGCGTTATTCTCGTGGGTGAGCAGGTTGGTGATCTGGTCGTTTCCCAAATGCCGCTCAATTTGGCCGCCCCATGCGAATTGGATGATACCTCGTGGATCAAGCCCGGTAAATGCCTCTGGGATTGGCGCGTTCTCGGTTATGAAGCTGATGGATTTACCTATGGGGTGAATACGGAAAGCTATAAACGCTTCATCGATTTTGCGGCGAAGTACGACATTGAATATTTTCTGGCCGACGCCAAATGGATTACCAAAGCAACGCCGGGAAAAATCATTCCGCCAGCCGATTTGGATATAGATGCCGTTATGGCTTATGCGGCCGAAAAAGGGGTCGATGTACAGCTTTACTATGATCGCCGAAAGGCAAAGATTCTGAATGATGATCGGGTGTTCCCTTATTACCGCGGCTTAGGAGCGACCGGAATAAAATACGGTTTCATGAAAAACAAAGCCTATTTCACGCGCGATGCCACCCGCCGTGCGGCGGCAAATCAGTTGCTGGTGAATTATCATGATGATCCCTGCGCGATGACCGGGATTGAACGCACGTTGCCCAATGCCATTACGCGAGAATATTGTCATGCCCAGCAGGATTGTAAACGTGCATTTTCTCCGAGCAGTTTTCTTAAAATGGCCTTCCTGAATGCGCTCTCCGGTCCGCTGGATCAGGCGAATGGTATTTTCGGTCTCAACGGCGTGAACCGAGGAAACCGGAAATACGCTCCCGAAGAATTAGAGAGTTTTAATTCAACGGTTGCTTCTGAAGCTGCGCGAGTTCTTGTGAGTTTCGGCGGTCTTACTTTTCTTCCGGATGCGCCGGAAGAGTATGAAAAGAAAGCCGACCTGTTTGAGTTTTTGCAGAAGATGCCGGCGACGTGGGATGATTCGCTCATTATTAACAGCAGTATGGCGGAATATATTACCACTGCCCGCCGTTCCGGCGATGAGTGGTTCGTCGGCAGTGTGATCGATGAAAATGGCGGCACGCTGGAAATTCCGTTGGACTTTCTGGAAAAGGAGGTCACCTACACGGTCACGTATTATGAAGATGCGCCGGATACTCATTTCGTTACCAACCGCGAAAGTTATCAGGTGCGTATGGGCGAAGTGACCCGTAGCGATACGGTTGCGGCCAAGATGGCACCAGGCGGTGGGCATTGCATGTGGATCCGCCCCGCGCCGGCTTGCAAACCAACAGGAGAGTAA